One Vicia villosa cultivar HV-30 ecotype Madison, WI linkage group LG5, Vvil1.0, whole genome shotgun sequence genomic window, TTATGGCATGAATTTTTCTTTGCCAAACATACATTGAAATTCTACCTGGTGTCATGTTGTTAAGAGTTCTGACTGATAGTTTCAAGATGAAATTAATTGGGGCACGAGGCAACCCAAATGACGAGGAGATTGAATCTAATTACTCAGTTTGATATATACTTGAGTTGCTTATTTGTTTTCTGTAGGTTGAAACTTCCAACATTTAATATCAATACTAGTCAATGGTTGTGAGCTTATTCAAAtaccttttgaaaaaaattaatgtgtAAGCTATTTTTTTCCTTCAGAACCATATTactattcaataaaaaatataatttttttctcattttttttacaacaaaTTGATATTTAGAACCTTCTTCTTAAAGAGAATTTGTGATGAGGACTATGAAGTTCTTCCTTTGCCAAAAAATTCAACAATGGTTTAAATGAAGTATCACAAGAAAAGAATAACAAGAAAATTAAAGGTTGCAGCTACTATAAAATGAAGTATCAACAATTGTTTAAATGAAGTATCAACAATTGTTTAAATGAAGTATCACAAGAAAAGCAGACACTATAAAATGGCACGAGTGCAAGATAATCACAGACCCTGCTGTATGCATCATTTCccccaaaataaataagattTCCAAAGGACCCTTTATTTAAAAATGTGGAAGTTAATGCATTAAAAGAAAACAGTTTAGAGAAACTCTTATAGTTTCAATTGATTAACTTAATTTAGAGATTTATAACAAAGATTTTATGCAAAATAACAATCATAAACTCAATATGTTCTTAAATCACATAATTTGATTTACACCAGAAGAGTGAGTCAAAGACTTGTAACCGTTGGCAGAGAATTTTTTACGAGCCATGGCAGTCAATCTCTGGCATTCGGTGTCAAGCCTTTCAATGATTTTGAATTCTAGTTCCTCGAGTCGAGATTGCAGTTTAATTTTAAGACATGAATTCTCCCTCTCCACATCCTCAAGCCTCTGTAGAAGACCAGAATTAACTGATGCGGCAGCATTTTCTTTAGCTGTTTCTAGTTGAGCCTTAAGCTCAGCAACTTTCCACTCAAGATCAGGACTTTTGCATTCCTGATTCCAAGATTTATTTGCAACAGCTTCATGGGTCTTTTGATCTTGCTCTTCTCGAGTTTGTCGGAGCTTCCTCATACAATCCTTTAGTTCCTCGTTAAGATGACTAACCCGGTCTTCAAGAACAACATTTTTTTGTTTTGCAGCGTCAAGTCCTTGTTTTAAACTCGATACTTCATTTTCAGCCTTCTCCCAGCCTAAATATAACCAAATACAACAATCAGACCAAAAAACAACAAAGTCCGTTGCAATGCCTCAAGAGCTTTTGCGCTTGATAAACACGTCTACCATGTCAAGGAGAAATTCAATACGGGCAAACAACATATACCTGAGACAACTTCTGCAGCAACTTTGGCATGTTGCTTTATCAAATCTTCTCTGGAGCTATTATCTAAGAGAGCAGCAGAAGATTTTTCTGTTAGAGTAAGCACATCATTAACAACATCTTCGTTTGACGGAGCCTTGGACGTGACTTTCGGAGATGTAGCAGTTCGAGTAGCATATACCTATACATCATAGCGGAAAAAATCATATCCATATATTTATATTCCAAACTTACAATAATTTGAACAATCATAGATCTCAGACTTCAAAATAGGACAAAACATACATGGGGGAATTCCTATATATAGTTCTCCTTCAATCTGGAGAGGACGCACTACTGATTCTTCAAGGATCTCCTGAAATTTCTTTTCAGATGCATGCTGTTTTATCCATAAAAATTATCACAACATGATAGAAAGAAACCCTACGGGTCGGAAAATTTTATTAGCAATTGCTTTTCGCAACTATGTGAAGACTAACTGCAACCATGCAAAAAATTCCTATATTTTGTTATCAaaataaacattaataaaagtGATGCTGATTGTCAATACAAGATTGTAGAGACATGCCACTATAAGCACATAAGTCATACACGATCAAGGTCTCTTTTACTAGCCTTGCTTGGGGTAACTTTGTGCAGAATGATAATTTAAAACTAACTGCAACAATA contains:
- the LOC131601571 gene encoding filament-like plant protein 3, encoding MKLRMCWQSHIRTWMMKLTLSPSLRFHDYGVDGGPAAKAIRPKFDAFISKVDSHVGFQLPQIDVYATRTATSPKVTSKAPSNEDVVNDVLTLTEKSSAALLDNSSREDLIKQHAKVAAEVVSGWEKAENEVSSLKQGLDAAKQKNVVLEDRVSHLNEELKDCMRKLRQTREEQDQKTHEAVANKSWNQECKSPDLEWKVAELKAQLETAKENAAASVNSGLLQRLEDVERENSCLKIKLQSRLEELEFKIIERLDTECQRLTAMARKKFSANGYKSLTHSSGVNQIM